The following are from one region of the Klebsiella aerogenes genome:
- a CDS encoding cupin domain-containing protein, which translates to MTNEFDGNGIFPRGDKNEAYAQYFTGDSFLTMLSMEGVKIGHVAFAPGCRNYWHIHHKGGQILLVTGGRGWYQAWGETARELKTGDVVHIPAETKHWHGAAHDSWFAHIAVEVPAEGASNEWLEEVGDTEYNSLP; encoded by the coding sequence ATGACAAATGAATTTGATGGTAACGGTATTTTCCCACGTGGCGACAAAAACGAGGCCTACGCGCAATACTTCACCGGTGATAGCTTCCTGACTATGCTTTCCATGGAAGGGGTAAAAATTGGTCATGTCGCTTTCGCGCCAGGATGTCGTAATTACTGGCATATCCATCATAAGGGGGGGCAGATTCTGTTGGTGACCGGTGGGCGCGGTTGGTATCAGGCGTGGGGGGAAACGGCTCGTGAACTGAAAACCGGCGATGTAGTGCATATTCCTGCCGAAACTAAGCACTGGCACGGTGCGGCGCACGATAGTTGGTTTGCCCATATCGCGGTAGAAGTACCGGCGGAAGGCGCATCTAATGAGTGGCTGGAAGAGGTGGGAGACACTGAGTACAACTCGCTGCCATAG
- a CDS encoding TIGR00730 family Rossman fold protein, giving the protein MKAIGIFCGSSAGENPIYLAYAKEVGKALAQAGLDLVYGGGKVGLMGAVADAALEYGGRVIGVMPRELVEREISHTGLSELHVVDDMHERKSKMSMLADGFIAMPGGAGTLEEISEQWTWAQLGIHEKPCAFLNVNGYYNPLQAMAEKMAAEGFMHRRYAEMLTFSDDVQGILTAFHQYAPPQRKWLEK; this is encoded by the coding sequence ATGAAAGCAATTGGCATTTTTTGTGGTTCTTCGGCCGGAGAAAATCCGATCTATCTGGCCTACGCGAAGGAGGTAGGCAAAGCACTGGCGCAGGCTGGACTGGATCTGGTCTACGGCGGCGGTAAAGTGGGCCTGATGGGCGCCGTGGCTGACGCCGCACTCGAATACGGAGGACGGGTGATCGGCGTGATGCCGCGCGAGTTGGTGGAGCGCGAAATTTCGCATACCGGATTGAGTGAGCTGCACGTGGTCGACGATATGCACGAGCGCAAGAGCAAGATGTCGATGCTGGCTGATGGCTTTATCGCCATGCCGGGCGGAGCTGGTACGCTGGAAGAGATTTCTGAACAGTGGACCTGGGCACAGCTCGGTATTCATGAAAAACCCTGCGCCTTTCTTAACGTCAACGGCTATTACAACCCGTTGCAGGCGATGGCGGAAAAAATGGCTGCGGAAGGGTTTATGCACCGACGTTACGCCGAAATGCTGACGTTCAGCGACGATGTGCAGGGTATTTTAACCGCATTCCATCAGTACGCGCCGCCGCAGCGTAAGTGGCTGGAAAAGTAA
- a CDS encoding carbonic anhydrase → MQHIIEGFLNFQKEIFPQRKELFRSLASSQNPKALFISCSDSRLVPELVTQQEPGQLFVIRNAGNIVPSFGPEPGGVSATIEYAVIALGVTDIVICGHSNCGAMKAIATCQCLDPMPAVSHWLRYSDAAKAVVEKKTWASETDKVNGMVQENVIAQLNNIKTHPSVAVGLRDHTLRLHGWFYDIESGDIRALDKSTKTFVSLSENPEVYFE, encoded by the coding sequence ATGCAACATATCATTGAGGGCTTCCTCAACTTCCAGAAAGAGATTTTTCCGCAACGCAAAGAACTCTTCCGCAGCCTGGCATCAAGCCAAAACCCCAAAGCGCTGTTTATCTCGTGTTCTGATAGCCGTTTAGTACCGGAGCTGGTGACTCAGCAGGAGCCGGGGCAGTTGTTCGTTATCCGTAACGCCGGCAACATTGTACCGTCCTTCGGCCCGGAGCCGGGCGGTGTGTCTGCGACGATTGAGTATGCCGTTATCGCCCTCGGCGTGACCGATATCGTGATCTGCGGCCACTCTAACTGTGGCGCGATGAAAGCAATTGCTACCTGTCAGTGTCTGGATCCGATGCCTGCCGTTTCCCATTGGTTGCGCTACTCCGACGCGGCGAAAGCGGTCGTTGAGAAGAAAACCTGGGCCAGCGAAACGGACAAAGTTAACGGCATGGTGCAGGAAAACGTTATTGCCCAGTTGAACAACATCAAAACGCATCCATCGGTTGCCGTTGGCCTGCGCGACCACACGCTGCGTCTGCACGGCTGGTTCTACGACATCGAAAGCGGCGACATTCGCGCGCTGGATAAAAGCACTAAAACCTTCGTTTCCCTGTCGGAAAACCCGGAAGTTTACTTCGAATAA
- the cfa gene encoding cyclopropane fatty acyl phospholipid synthase, whose translation MSSSCIEEVSVPNDDWYRIAAELLGRAGIGINGSAPSDIRVKNPLFFKRVLQEGSLGLGESYMDGWWECERLDIFFHKVLHAGLDKQLPHHFKDTLRIAGARLFNLQSKKRSWIVGKEHYDLGNDLFHRMLDPYMQYSCGYWKEAENLEQAQQDKLDLICRKLQLEPGMRVLDIGCGWGGLAYYMAKNYNVSVTGVTISAEQQKMAQERCVGLDVNILLQDYRDLHDSFDRIVSVGMFEHVGPKNYATYFEVVDRNLKPNGRFLLHTIGSKITDHNVDPWINKYIFPNGCLPSVRHIADASESHFVMEDWHNFGADYDTTLMAWYERFLASWPDIADNYSDRFKRMFSYYLNACAGAFRARDIQLWQVVFSRGVEHGLRVAR comes from the coding sequence ATGAGTTCATCGTGTATAGAAGAAGTAAGTGTACCAAACGATGATTGGTACCGGATTGCAGCTGAATTATTGGGCCGTGCCGGAATTGGTATCAACGGTTCCGCACCCTCTGATATCCGGGTAAAAAACCCTCTCTTTTTTAAACGGGTATTACAGGAAGGGTCGCTCGGCTTAGGTGAAAGCTATATGGACGGCTGGTGGGAATGCGAACGCCTGGATATATTCTTCCACAAGGTGTTGCACGCCGGACTGGATAAGCAACTTCCCCACCATTTCAAAGATACTCTGCGTATCGCTGGCGCTCGCCTGTTCAATTTACAAAGCAAAAAACGTTCCTGGATTGTCGGCAAAGAACACTACGATTTAGGCAACGACCTTTTCCACCGTATGCTCGACCCGTATATGCAATATTCCTGCGGTTACTGGAAAGAGGCCGAAAATCTGGAACAAGCCCAGCAGGATAAATTAGATTTAATTTGCCGCAAACTGCAGCTTGAACCGGGAATGAGGGTGCTGGATATCGGCTGTGGCTGGGGTGGTCTGGCCTATTACATGGCCAAAAACTACAACGTCAGCGTAACCGGCGTGACCATATCCGCTGAGCAACAAAAAATGGCGCAGGAGCGCTGTGTGGGTTTAGACGTTAATATTCTGCTGCAGGACTATCGTGATTTACACGACAGTTTTGATCGTATTGTTTCCGTCGGGATGTTCGAACACGTCGGGCCGAAAAATTACGCCACCTATTTTGAGGTCGTCGATCGTAATCTGAAACCAAACGGTCGTTTTCTGCTACACACCATTGGCTCTAAAATTACCGATCACAATGTCGATCCGTGGATTAATAAATATATCTTCCCCAACGGCTGTCTGCCGTCGGTACGACATATTGCCGACGCCAGTGAATCGCATTTCGTGATGGAGGACTGGCATAACTTTGGCGCCGATTACGACACCACGTTGATGGCCTGGTACGAGCGTTTCCTTGCCAGTTGGCCGGACATTGCCGATAACTATTCGGACCGTTTCAAACGAATGTTCAGCTATTATCTGAATGCCTGCGCCGGCGCCTTCCGCGCCCGCGATATTCAGCTCTGGCAGGTGGTCTTCTCGCGCGGCGTCGAGCACGGTTTGCGCGTAGCCCGCTAA
- the mdtK gene encoding MdtK family multidrug efflux MATE transporter, which translates to MQKYFIEARQLLALAIPVILAQVAQTAMGFVDTVMAGGYSATDMAAVAIGTSIWLPAILFGHGLLLALTPVIAQLNGSGRRDRIAPQVRQGFWLAGFVSVLVMVVLWNAGYIISSMHNIDPLLAEKAVGYLRALLWGAPGYLFFQVARNQCEGLAKTKPGMVMGFIGLLVNIPVNYIFIYGHFGMPELGGIGCGVATASVYWVMFASMLTWVRRARSMRDIRCAERFSKPDFAVLKRLVQLGLPIALALFFEVTLFAVVALLVSPLGIIDVAGHQIALNFSSLMFVLPLSLAAAVTIRVGFRLGQGSTLDAQTSARTGVGVGVCMAVLTAVFTILMRKQIALLYNDNPEVVLLASQLMLLAAIYQISDSVQVIGSGILRGYKDTRSIFFITFTAYWVLGLPSGYLLALTDIVVPRMGPAGFWCGFIIGLTSAAIMMMLRMRFLQRQPSNVILQRAAR; encoded by the coding sequence GTGCAGAAGTATTTTATAGAAGCGCGTCAGTTATTAGCGTTAGCTATACCTGTCATTCTGGCGCAGGTTGCCCAGACGGCGATGGGTTTTGTCGATACGGTGATGGCCGGCGGCTATAGCGCAACCGACATGGCCGCCGTGGCCATCGGCACCTCAATCTGGCTACCCGCGATCCTCTTCGGCCACGGCCTGTTGCTGGCATTAACGCCAGTCATTGCGCAACTGAACGGCTCCGGTCGTCGCGATCGTATCGCCCCCCAGGTACGCCAGGGATTCTGGCTGGCGGGCTTTGTCTCCGTATTGGTGATGGTGGTGCTATGGAATGCGGGCTATATCATTAGCTCGATGCACAACATCGATCCGCTACTCGCCGAAAAAGCGGTGGGCTATTTGCGCGCGCTGTTATGGGGCGCGCCGGGTTATCTGTTCTTCCAGGTCGCACGTAACCAGTGTGAAGGACTGGCGAAAACCAAACCCGGTATGGTGATGGGCTTTATTGGTCTGTTGGTCAACATCCCGGTGAACTACATTTTCATTTATGGTCACTTCGGCATGCCGGAACTCGGCGGAATCGGCTGCGGCGTGGCCACGGCATCGGTATACTGGGTGATGTTTGCCAGTATGCTGACATGGGTGCGCCGGGCGCGTTCAATGCGTGATATCCGCTGCGCCGAGCGCTTCAGCAAACCAGATTTTGCGGTGCTGAAACGTCTGGTGCAACTAGGCCTACCGATCGCGCTGGCGCTGTTTTTCGAAGTTACCCTGTTTGCGGTCGTCGCGCTGCTGGTCTCTCCGTTGGGGATCATTGATGTCGCAGGACACCAGATCGCGTTGAATTTCAGTTCGCTGATGTTCGTCTTACCGCTGTCGCTGGCCGCGGCGGTCACTATCCGCGTTGGTTTCCGTCTCGGTCAAGGTTCGACGCTGGATGCGCAGACTTCGGCGCGCACCGGCGTAGGGGTGGGCGTATGCATGGCGGTGTTGACCGCGGTTTTCACCATCCTGATGCGTAAGCAGATTGCGCTACTGTATAACGATAATCCGGAAGTCGTTCTGCTGGCTTCGCAGCTGATGTTGCTGGCGGCGATATATCAGATCTCCGACTCGGTTCAGGTTATTGGCAGCGGTATTCTGCGCGGTTATAAAGATACGCGATCCATCTTCTTTATTACCTTTACCGCCTACTGGGTGTTGGGGCTGCCGAGCGGCTATCTGCTGGCGCTGACTGATATCGTCGTTCCGCGGATGGGGCCTGCTGGTTTCTGGTGCGGCTTTATTATCGGCCTGACCTCCGCAGCCATCATGATGATGCTGCGCATGCGTTTCCTGCAGCGCCAGCCCTCCAACGTGATCCTGCAGCGCGCGGCGCGTTAA
- a CDS encoding NAD(P)-dependent alcohol dehydrogenase, which translates to MKAWTVKKPAALDSIQLIDLPDPGAPGAGEIRVALHATSLNYHDLLVATGAIPVADGRILMADGAGVVEDVGDGVNEFSVGDSVVACFFPQWPDGKAQRLVADFSHTPGDGVDGFASQYVVRPASHFTLAPHGWSFKQAATITTSGLTAWRALVVEGKLKAGDTVLTLGTGGVSMTALQLAKSMGAQVIVTSSSDEKLARARQLGADHTINYRTTPQWGAAVQDIAGNHGADIIVELGGPGTLAHSFEAVSMGGCIALIGVLTGFEGQVPTHLLMTKQARLQGVVVGNRRQQQEYVKALNQNTLHPVIDKVFALAELPEAFRYQQSGAHFGKICLEW; encoded by the coding sequence ATGAAAGCCTGGACAGTTAAAAAACCCGCTGCGCTGGATAGCATCCAGTTGATTGACCTTCCTGACCCAGGCGCCCCAGGCGCAGGGGAAATCCGCGTGGCGCTCCACGCCACCTCGCTGAACTATCATGATTTACTGGTGGCGACCGGCGCTATTCCCGTTGCTGATGGGCGGATCCTGATGGCCGACGGCGCCGGGGTGGTGGAGGATGTTGGCGATGGCGTAAACGAGTTTAGCGTCGGCGACAGTGTGGTAGCCTGCTTTTTCCCGCAATGGCCGGACGGTAAAGCCCAGCGCCTGGTTGCCGATTTCAGCCACACCCCCGGCGATGGCGTCGATGGCTTCGCCTCACAATATGTCGTGCGTCCCGCCAGCCATTTCACCCTCGCCCCCCACGGCTGGAGCTTTAAGCAGGCAGCGACCATTACGACCTCGGGACTGACGGCCTGGCGCGCACTGGTCGTCGAAGGAAAATTAAAAGCTGGTGATACGGTACTGACGTTGGGTACCGGCGGGGTGTCGATGACCGCACTGCAGCTCGCAAAAAGCATGGGCGCGCAGGTTATCGTCACATCATCATCGGATGAAAAGCTCGCCCGCGCGCGCCAGCTTGGCGCCGACCACACCATCAATTACCGCACAACTCCACAATGGGGCGCTGCGGTGCAGGACATCGCCGGTAATCACGGTGCGGATATTATCGTTGAACTCGGTGGCCCAGGTACGCTTGCCCACTCTTTTGAGGCCGTCAGTATGGGCGGCTGTATTGCGCTGATCGGCGTGTTAACGGGCTTTGAAGGCCAGGTGCCCACACATTTACTGATGACCAAACAGGCGCGCTTGCAGGGTGTGGTAGTGGGGAATCGTCGCCAACAGCAGGAGTATGTCAAAGCGCTGAATCAAAACACGTTGCATCCGGTGATTGATAAGGTGTTTGCACTGGCGGAACTGCCGGAAGCCTTCCGCTATCAACAAAGCGGCGCTCATTTTGGCAAAATTTGCCTGGAGTGGTAA
- a CDS encoding B3/4 domain-containing protein: MSHPLPSISPQLASLAPGFRALSITVSAAPLRDTSIGKNALAAACQVVLTGQPEWADAHLAAWATVFKTFGAKPKRTPCSAEALRKRVLRDGTMTALDPVVDLYNAVSLRYAIPVGGENIAAYHGVPRLVIADGSEVFDTMKEGVAAVESPEPGEVIWRDDSGVTCRRWNWRQGIRTRLNASDPQMWFILESLPEMPLDALHAAGQMLTRGLEQMMPGVSHHTSLISL, encoded by the coding sequence ATGTCTCACCCATTACCGTCAATTAGCCCGCAACTGGCCTCCCTTGCACCTGGTTTTCGGGCTCTGAGTATCACCGTTAGCGCCGCACCGCTCCGGGACACTTCCATCGGCAAGAACGCATTAGCCGCCGCATGCCAGGTAGTGCTGACCGGCCAGCCTGAATGGGCGGATGCACACCTTGCGGCATGGGCTACGGTGTTCAAAACCTTCGGCGCCAAACCGAAGCGCACCCCGTGTTCGGCTGAGGCATTACGCAAACGCGTGCTGCGCGATGGCACGATGACCGCGTTGGATCCGGTCGTCGATCTCTACAACGCTGTCAGCCTGCGTTATGCCATTCCCGTCGGCGGTGAGAATATCGCCGCCTATCATGGCGTACCGAGGCTGGTGATTGCCGATGGTTCTGAGGTCTTTGATACCATGAAAGAAGGCGTAGCCGCCGTTGAATCACCAGAGCCGGGAGAAGTTATTTGGCGGGATGATAGCGGCGTCACCTGCCGACGCTGGAACTGGCGTCAGGGGATCCGCACCCGCCTGAACGCTAGCGACCCACAAATGTGGTTCATTCTCGAAAGCCTACCAGAAATGCCGCTCGATGCGCTGCATGCCGCGGGACAAATGCTTACCAGGGGGCTGGAGCAAATGATGCCGGGAGTCAGCCACCACACCTCACTCATCAGTCTGTAA
- a CDS encoding riboflavin synthase subunit alpha — MFTGIVQGTAKVVSIDEKPNFRTHVVELPAHMLDGLETGASVAHNGCCLTVTEIDGPRISFDLMKETLRITNLGAVHEGDVVNVERAAKFSDEIGGHLMSGHIMTTAEVVKILTSENNRQIWFKVQDPALMKYILYKGFIGVDGISLTVGEVTPTRFCVHLIPETLQRTTLGVKKLGDRVNIEIDPQTQAVVDTVERVLAAKEAAHKNAEE, encoded by the coding sequence ATGTTTACTGGTATTGTGCAGGGGACGGCGAAAGTGGTGTCCATCGATGAGAAACCCAATTTCCGCACCCATGTGGTGGAGCTGCCGGCGCATATGCTCGATGGCCTGGAGACCGGGGCATCGGTGGCGCACAACGGCTGCTGCCTGACCGTTACCGAAATCGACGGCCCGCGCATCAGTTTTGATCTGATGAAAGAGACGCTACGTATCACTAACCTTGGCGCCGTGCATGAAGGCGATGTGGTTAACGTTGAACGTGCGGCTAAATTCAGTGATGAAATTGGCGGCCACCTGATGTCCGGCCATATTATGACAACCGCCGAAGTTGTTAAAATCCTCACCTCAGAAAATAACCGTCAGATTTGGTTTAAGGTGCAGGATCCGGCGTTGATGAAATATATCCTGTATAAAGGTTTCATCGGCGTTGATGGTATTAGCCTGACCGTCGGTGAAGTCACCCCGACCCGTTTCTGCGTACACCTGATCCCGGAAACGCTGCAACGCACCACGCTTGGCGTGAAAAAACTCGGCGATCGCGTGAATATCGAAATCGACCCGCAAACGCAGGCGGTGGTGGATACCGTAGAGCGTGTGCTGGCGGCAAAAGAAGCGGCGCACAAAAACGCGGAAGAATAA
- a CDS encoding helix-turn-helix domain-containing protein, producing the protein MNKKVNIATAGDNDLSRINEAVSRRIKQFRSEKKISLDELSRRSGVSKGMLVDIEACRANPSIALLCKVAAAMSVSVADFVNVASAPAVHLIDRDAIPVLWRGEQGGSARLLAGTSGPDMLELWQWQMLPGETFTSPGHPVDTCELLYVTEGILTLTINDLEYQVTEGCSAVARMDAPHGYRNAGQRPLVFTMTVCEKGR; encoded by the coding sequence ATGAACAAAAAAGTCAATATAGCGACCGCTGGTGATAACGATCTCAGCCGAATTAACGAAGCTGTCTCACGGCGCATCAAACAGTTCCGCAGCGAAAAGAAAATTTCGCTGGACGAGCTTTCACGGCGTTCAGGCGTCAGTAAAGGAATGCTGGTAGATATCGAAGCCTGCCGTGCGAACCCCAGTATCGCACTGCTGTGCAAAGTCGCCGCAGCAATGAGCGTGTCGGTAGCTGATTTTGTTAACGTCGCCAGTGCGCCCGCGGTTCATCTTATCGACCGTGATGCCATCCCGGTGTTATGGCGCGGCGAGCAGGGCGGTAGCGCCAGGCTGCTGGCCGGCACCAGCGGCCCGGATATGCTTGAGCTGTGGCAGTGGCAAATGTTACCAGGCGAAACCTTTACTTCCCCGGGCCATCCGGTAGATACCTGTGAGCTGCTGTACGTTACCGAGGGGATCTTGACCCTGACGATTAATGACCTGGAATATCAGGTGACCGAGGGGTGCTCTGCGGTGGCGCGAATGGATGCGCCGCACGGGTATCGCAACGCAGGCCAGCGGCCGCTTGTCTTTACCATGACAGTATGTGAGAAAGGGCGATGA
- a CDS encoding DUF1471 domain-containing protein, whose protein sequence is MKSIKTFAAVTVLSLMSFGAFAQSVSATASTIDRAEAKIAAQSAEQGASYKITSAQFNNRVHMTAELSK, encoded by the coding sequence ATGAAATCCATCAAAACTTTTGCTGCTGTTACTGTTCTTTCTCTGATGTCTTTTGGCGCCTTCGCTCAGAGCGTCAGCGCAACCGCTTCGACTATTGACCGCGCGGAAGCTAAAATTGCCGCTCAATCCGCAGAACAAGGCGCTTCTTATAAAATCACCAGCGCCCAGTTCAACAACCGTGTACATATGACTGCCGAATTAAGCAAATAA
- the asr gene encoding acid resistance repetitive basic protein Asr, with product MKKVLALVVAAAMGLSSAAFAADAASTTQAPAAATHSTTAKTTHHKKHHKAAAKPAAEQKAQAAKKHKKAAAKPAVEQKAQAAKKHHKKAATKPAAQKAQAAKKHHKATKHTAAKPAAQPAA from the coding sequence ATGAAAAAAGTATTAGCTCTGGTTGTTGCCGCTGCTATGGGTCTGTCTTCCGCTGCTTTCGCTGCTGATGCAGCAAGCACCACTCAGGCTCCGGCTGCTGCAACTCACAGCACCACTGCCAAGACCACGCATCATAAAAAACACCACAAAGCCGCCGCCAAACCGGCTGCAGAACAGAAAGCACAGGCTGCCAAGAAACACAAAAAAGCCGCTGCTAAACCAGCTGTAGAGCAAAAAGCTCAGGCTGCGAAAAAACACCACAAAAAAGCGGCAACCAAACCCGCTGCGCAGAAAGCGCAGGCCGCTAAAAAGCATCATAAAGCCACCAAGCACACCGCAGCTAAACCGGCTGCACAGCCAGCTGCATAA